In Kaistella faecalis, a genomic segment contains:
- a CDS encoding addiction module protein — protein MNITVEQITDRLKSLPANFLERIWGYIDGLTEEEDPISIPDWQKTIVAERLNEYRKNPDSAIDMDDVFKETEKDVE, from the coding sequence ATGAATATTACTGTTGAGCAAATTACAGATCGGCTGAAGTCGCTACCCGCAAATTTTCTAGAAAGAATTTGGGGGTATATCGATGGCTTAACTGAAGAAGAAGATCCAATTTCTATTCCCGATTGGCAGAAAACAATTGTCGCTGAAAGATTGAATGAATACAGAAAGAACCCTGATTCAGCTATTGATATGGACGATGTCTTCAAAGAAACTGAAAAGGATGTGGAGTGA